In one Gemmatimonas sp. genomic region, the following are encoded:
- a CDS encoding four helix bundle protein, with protein MPSHRDLKVWQRSQDLSARIHDITRGQLSASAPDLVAQLRRSSQSIGANIAEGRGLRTNPQFKRHLDIALGSAAETDAHLTVCLDQDLLPAKTVLDLRDDLSTIQRMLVALKASLPAK; from the coding sequence ATGCCCAGTCATCGCGATCTCAAAGTGTGGCAGCGGTCTCAAGACCTTTCGGCGCGCATCCACGATATCACGCGCGGCCAACTCTCCGCCTCAGCACCCGACCTTGTTGCTCAACTGCGCCGTTCCTCGCAGTCGATCGGTGCGAACATTGCCGAAGGACGTGGCCTCCGCACCAATCCGCAGTTCAAGCGGCACCTCGACATTGCGCTCGGGTCCGCCGCGGAAACCGACGCGCATCTCACCGTGTGCCTCGACCAAGACCTCCTGCCGGCCAAAACGGTTCTCGATCTGCGCGACGACCTGTCGACGATTCAGCGGATGCTCGTGGCGCTGAAGGCCAGTCTACCGGCCAAGTAA
- the ricT gene encoding regulatory iron-sulfur-containing complex subunit RicT: MGHLIEVAFRGNRKEFFSWDGDAPPPLRAGVIVEADRGEDFGRVHATGELAEVRCKGCAHGCGTAPPPRQALRLATADDERLDRELTAENERARRTSMERVKANGLVMKLTDAEWQWDRRKLTLYFTADRRVDFRGLVRDLAALFKSRIELKQIGVRDEAKRLGGVGRCGREYCSASWLPDLRPVNLGVAKDQKLSLNPQQISGACGRLMCCLRYEHEFYVQSRRRFPKEGKILVTTRGEEKVVACDIFNERVTLRTVDGDTRVVALAELKAEMGGAEHGGGAEERTLESSTAEYAVETVVAVAELEPQSMSMLDTMEFEAFTVAQAVEGEAEVEVEVEVEAEVEAEVAVETPMEAAAVDSAATEGAPKRKRRRGRRGGRRLRAAEERRKAGDEPHDSDDSDDSDPADDSHTDDDGV; this comes from the coding sequence GTGGGGCATCTCATCGAGGTCGCGTTCCGGGGCAACCGGAAGGAATTCTTCTCGTGGGACGGCGACGCGCCGCCCCCGCTGCGCGCCGGCGTCATCGTGGAAGCCGACCGCGGTGAAGATTTCGGCCGGGTGCATGCCACGGGTGAACTCGCCGAGGTGCGCTGCAAGGGGTGCGCGCACGGCTGCGGCACGGCCCCGCCGCCACGCCAGGCGCTGCGCCTGGCCACGGCCGACGATGAACGCCTCGACCGCGAGCTGACGGCCGAGAACGAACGCGCGCGCCGCACATCGATGGAGCGGGTCAAGGCCAACGGCCTGGTGATGAAGCTGACGGACGCCGAGTGGCAGTGGGATCGCCGCAAGCTCACCCTCTACTTCACGGCCGACCGACGGGTCGACTTTCGCGGGCTCGTGCGCGACCTGGCCGCGCTCTTCAAGTCGCGCATCGAACTCAAGCAGATCGGCGTCCGTGACGAGGCGAAGCGTCTGGGCGGTGTTGGGCGCTGTGGCCGCGAGTACTGCTCGGCAAGCTGGCTGCCCGATCTGCGCCCGGTCAACCTCGGCGTTGCCAAGGACCAGAAGCTGTCGCTCAACCCGCAGCAGATCTCCGGCGCGTGCGGACGGCTCATGTGCTGCCTGCGCTACGAGCACGAGTTCTATGTGCAGAGTCGCCGGCGCTTCCCCAAGGAGGGGAAGATCCTCGTCACCACGCGCGGCGAAGAAAAAGTGGTGGCCTGCGACATCTTCAACGAGCGGGTCACGCTGCGCACGGTCGACGGGGACACGCGGGTCGTGGCGCTGGCAGAGCTCAAGGCGGAGATGGGAGGCGCCGAGCACGGCGGCGGCGCGGAGGAGCGGACGCTGGAGTCGTCGACCGCGGAGTATGCGGTGGAGACGGTGGTGGCGGTGGCGGAACTCGAACCGCAGTCGATGTCGATGCTCGACACGATGGAGTTCGAGGCGTTTACGGTAGCGCAGGCGGTGGAGGGGGAGGCGGAGGTGGAGGTGGAGGTGGAGGTGGAGGCGGAGGTGGAGGCGGAGGTGGCGGTTGAGACGCCGATGGAGGCAGCAGCGGTGGACTCGGCGGCGACCGAGGGCGCGCCGAAGCGCAAGCGGCGCCGGGGACGGCGCGGCGGCCGCCGACTGCGCGCGGCAGAAGAACGGCGCAAGGCGGGCGACGAGCCGCACGACAGCGACGACAGCGACGACAGCGACCCCGCCGACGACTCGCACACGGACGACGACGGGGTCTGA